In the genome of Candidatus Omnitrophota bacterium, one region contains:
- a CDS encoding polyprenyl synthetase family protein: protein MRQWPKKRQNPKRKFRNSLALIEIDKNLEKYLPKGDGIIQKAVRYSVLSGGKRIRPLILIESARVCAGSVKDAMPIACAIEFIHTYSLIHDDLPAMDNDDLRRGKPTCHKVFGEANAILAGDALLTLAFGIIARHTHAKAGLEIIQEVSEAVGVNGMVGGQALDMEFQDKKDRNILKKINLLKTAKLFEVSTKAGAIVAGAGRRETAALQKFGLNFGLSFQAVDDLLDGGAGARKEAAVFIERAKKELKIFGKKADKLKAMADYSVKRII from the coding sequence ATGAGACAATGGCCGAAGAAAAGGCAGAATCCAAAAAGAAAGTTCAGAAATAGTTTGGCCCTTATAGAGATAGATAAAAATCTGGAAAAGTATCTGCCAAAAGGCGACGGTATAATACAAAAAGCCGTCAGATACAGTGTTCTTTCGGGGGGAAAACGGATAAGGCCTCTAATTTTAATAGAGTCGGCAAGGGTTTGCGCCGGTTCTGTTAAAGACGCTATGCCGATAGCGTGCGCGATAGAATTTATACATACATACTCGCTTATACACGATGATCTTCCGGCGATGGACAATGATGATCTTCGCCGGGGTAAGCCGACTTGCCATAAAGTGTTTGGGGAAGCGAACGCGATTCTTGCCGGGGACGCGCTGCTTACCTTGGCGTTTGGCATAATAGCAAGACATACCCACGCAAAAGCGGGCCTCGAGATAATACAAGAAGTGTCAGAAGCAGTTGGTGTGAATGGGATGGTGGGCGGGCAGGCGCTTGATATGGAATTTCAGGATAAGAAAGACAGGAATATATTAAAGAAGATAAACCTTCTTAAAACCGCGAAACTTTTTGAGGTATCAACAAAGGCAGGCGCGATTGTCGCGGGCGCGGGCCGCAGAGAAACGGCCGCGCTTCAAAAATTTGGGTTAAATTTTGGCCTATCCTTCCAGGCAGTCGATGATCTTTTGGATGGAGGCGCGGGAGCACGCAAAGAAGCGGCTGTGTTTATAGAGAGAGCGAAAAAAGAACTTAAGATATTCGGTAAAAAAGCGGACAAGCTAAAGGCTATGGCCGATTACTCTGTAAAGAGGATCATATAA
- the xseB gene encoding exodeoxyribonuclease VII small subunit has product MAEIKFEDALKKLEKIVDDLESGNLSLDDALGKYEEGIKLSKLCAKKLEVAKKKVEILLKSEDGSVELKPFDETMAEEKAESKKKVQK; this is encoded by the coding sequence ATGGCTGAGATAAAGTTCGAAGACGCGTTAAAAAAACTTGAGAAGATAGTGGATGATCTTGAAAGCGGCAATTTATCTTTGGATGACGCGCTTGGCAAGTACGAAGAAGGTATAAAATTGTCAAAACTTTGCGCGAAAAAACTTGAAGTCGCGAAGAAGAAAGTGGAGATCCTTTTAAAGTCGGAAGATGGCTCTGTAGAGCTCAAGCCGTTCGATGAGACAATGGCCGAAGAAAAGGCAGAATCCAAAAAGAAAGTTCAGAAATAG
- the xseA gene encoding exodeoxyribonuclease VII large subunit, which yields MKNEQKEKHVYSVSELTKYIRVIIEDSFPGVWVEGEMSNFILHTSGHMYFSLKDANSVIKCAMFKRANEKLKFNLKSGMKIIAFGSVSVYEARGDYQLIVEEIEPKGVGALQLQFQQLKEKLQKEGLFDEKYKVPIPFLPTRIGVVTSPTGAAIQDILNIARRRFSNVEIIINPVKVQGVEAKDEISAAIRQFNELKNIDVMIVGRGGGSLEDLWPFNEEVVARAIFSSAIPVISAVGHEIDFTISDFVADFRAPTPSAAAELVIPKKEDLTRLINTATTRLNNAAFGIIDALREKLRSLQGAYVLRQPLNYIIQQEQRVDDLRKDMSIRIDHIVDMCGEKFNRILSKLEVLSPVSILGRGYSITAKMPEGTIVKDAKSLEIGDTVETKLGHGKFISRVENIE from the coding sequence ATGAAGAACGAGCAAAAAGAGAAACATGTATATTCGGTCTCGGAACTCACCAAGTATATACGGGTGATAATAGAGGACTCATTTCCCGGTGTATGGGTGGAAGGCGAGATGTCGAATTTCATACTTCATACTTCGGGCCACATGTATTTTAGCCTTAAGGACGCCAACTCTGTTATAAAGTGCGCGATGTTTAAGCGCGCGAATGAAAAACTGAAGTTTAATTTAAAGAGCGGGATGAAGATAATAGCATTCGGCTCGGTAAGCGTTTACGAGGCCCGCGGTGATTATCAGCTTATAGTAGAAGAGATAGAGCCTAAAGGAGTGGGCGCGCTGCAACTGCAGTTTCAGCAGTTAAAGGAAAAATTGCAGAAGGAAGGCCTTTTTGACGAGAAATATAAAGTGCCGATACCGTTTCTTCCGACGAGGATAGGCGTCGTGACAAGCCCTACGGGCGCAGCGATACAGGATATACTGAATATAGCCAGGCGCAGATTTTCCAATGTGGAGATAATTATAAATCCTGTAAAGGTACAAGGCGTCGAAGCTAAAGATGAAATATCCGCTGCGATAAGGCAATTCAACGAACTTAAGAATATAGATGTCATGATAGTGGGACGCGGAGGAGGCAGTCTTGAAGACCTGTGGCCCTTTAATGAGGAGGTCGTGGCGCGCGCGATATTCTCTTCCGCAATACCCGTAATAAGCGCGGTGGGCCACGAGATAGATTTTACGATATCGGATTTTGTAGCGGATTTTCGGGCCCCCACGCCTTCGGCGGCGGCAGAGCTCGTTATTCCAAAAAAAGAGGATCTTACCAGGCTGATAAATACTGCCACTACGCGCTTAAATAACGCGGCTTTTGGAATTATAGATGCTTTAAGAGAAAAGTTGCGCAGCCTTCAAGGCGCGTATGTTCTAAGGCAGCCGTTAAATTATATTATTCAGCAGGAACAGCGCGTGGACGACCTTAGAAAAGATATGTCTATAAGGATAGATCATATAGTCGATATGTGTGGTGAGAAATTTAACCGCATATTAAGCAAGCTCGAAGTTTTGAGCCCGGTATCGATATTAGGGAGAGGTTACAGCATTACCGCTAAGATGCCCGAGGGCACAATAGTAAAAGACGCCAAGTCGCTGGAGATAGGCGATACCGTGGAGACAAAATTGGGTCATGGAAAATTTATAAGCAGGGTAGAAAATATAGAATAA